The proteins below are encoded in one region of Ostrea edulis chromosome 3, xbOstEdul1.1, whole genome shotgun sequence:
- the LOC125673685 gene encoding E3 ubiquitin-protein ligase TRIM71-like, whose amino-acid sequence MHPRRSAQDVLLCDLCKTAPLQSHCKLCHINLCVICVGKHLSDSSKDHNVVPFIEHIKSTPKYPKCPKHADKHCELFCEKCDIPVCSTCISSDKHRGHKISDVLEKLESKTQSLQKDLEEFETRIYPRYEEMASDVQTEKAELETKYGKLTTAADQQGEILHREITAIVNKRKSDIAEMKNKHLAALNKNTDEVTNRITELRQIIQDLKKILDSNDVSLTSSYKSRNSEFRTLPPKVRVTLPSFSPQKINKDQLNEMFGSLSPLSINTEHGDTMKSAEAVSSPPVKPLLDEARLTATTDTGYRPYSVSCLSEDQVWTCGNNEIMKLLNLRGKLLISIKTKSGNWPGDIAVTRDGDLVHTDSDKGTINLVKNKQIQTVITLQGWRPIFVCCSASNHLLVTMVSDDYKQSKVVRYSGSTEKQSIQFDDQGRPLYSPGGYNKYLSENRNLDICVADNKASAVVVVNQSGKLRFRYTGHPSNTEQSFYPRGITTDSQSHILTTDFNNDRIHILDQDGQFLRYIHCGLRRPWGLCVDIRDNLFVADGDNKVKKIQYL is encoded by the coding sequence ATgcatccccggcgcagtgcCCAGGAcgtcctactgtgtgacctctgtaaaactgcccccctacagagtcactgtaaactttgtcatataaatctctgtgtTATCTGTGTCGGTAAACATCTCTCCGATTCCTCTAAAGATCACAATGTCGTGCCCTTTATAGAACACATAAAGTCTACCCCTAAGtacccaaaatgtccgaaacacGCCGACAAACATTGTGAACTGTTCTGTGAGAAATGTGATattcctgtctgttctacctgcaTCTCCTCAGATAAACACAGAGGCCACAAAATATCAGATGTTCTGGAAAAACTCGAATCTAAAAcacaaagtttacaaaaagatttagAAGAATTCGAGACCAGAATTTACCcgcgatatgaagaaatggcgtcCGATGTCCAAACTGAGAAAGCCGAGTTAGAAACGAAATACGGAAAACTGACAACAGCCGCTGATCAACAAGGAGAAATCTTACACCGGGAGattaccgccattgtcaacaAGAGGAAATCCGACATTGCagagatgaaaaacaaacacctgGCCGCtctgaataaaaatacagatgaaGTTACAAACCGAATTACAGAACTCAGACAGATCATTCAGGACCTGAAGAAAATACTGGACTCcaatgacgtctccttaacctcatcttacaaatctaggaattccgaatttagaacattaccgcctaaagtccgagtCACATTACCGAGTTTctctcctcagaaaataaacaaagatcagctcaatgaaatgttcggttctctgtcgccattatccattaacacagaacatggcgacacaatgaagtcagcagaagctgtatcgtctcctccagtcaaaccattaCTTGATGAAGCGCGCCTCACCGCCACCACAGACACTGGGTATAGACcatacagtgttagctgtctgagtgaagatcaagtctggacatgcgGGAATAACGAAATCATGAAGCTCCTCAACCTCCGGGGTAAACTactgatatcaataaaaaccaagtcagggaacTGGCCAggggacatagcagtgacacgggacggagatcttgttcaTACTGACTCTGATAAAGGAACTATAAACttagttaagaataaacagatacagaccgtgatcacactgCAAGGGTGGAGACCTATCTTCGTCTGCTGTTCCGCCTCTAAccatctcctggttaccatggtcAGTGATGATTacaaacaatccaaagtcgtgcgttactccggctccacagagaaacaaagcattcagtttgatgatcagggtcgtcctctctactcaCCTGGTGGTTACAAtaaatacctcagtgagaacaggaacctggatatctgtgtggctgacaataaagctagtgcagtagtggtggtcaatcagtcaggaaaactccgatttagatacactggtcatccctctaataccgagCAATCATTTTATCCAcgcggcatcactacagacagtcagagtcacatcctgacaacAGACTTTAACAAtgaccgtatccacatcctagatcaggacggacagttcctccgctACATTCACTGTGGTTTACGCCGTCCatggggtttatgtgtggacatcagagacaacctctttgtggctgatgGAGATAataaagtgaagaaaattcagtatctataa